In Paenibacillus sp. 1781tsa1, one DNA window encodes the following:
- a CDS encoding pyrimidine-nucleoside phosphorylase encodes MRMVDIIAKKRDGKELTTAEIDFVVQGYTQGEIPDYQVSAWAMAVFFKDMTDKERADLTMSMVNSGETIDLSAIEGIKVDKHSTGGVGDTTTLVLAPLVAALDVPVAKMSGRGLGHTGGTTDKLESVAGFHVELEKEEFIRLVNEHKVAVIGQSGNLTPADKKLYALRDVTATVNSIPLIASSIMSKKIAAGADAIVLDVKTGAGAFMKTTEDAKELAHAMVSIGNNVGRKTMAVISDMSQPLGLAIGNALEVKEAILTLQGKGPKDLEELCLALGRQMVFLAGKADSLEHAEEKLKEVIQNGKALEKFKDFLANQGGDASVVDHPDRLPQAQYLVEVPADKDGYVAGIVADEIGTAAMLLGAGRATKESEIDLAVGLMLNKKVGDPVKAGESLVTIHANREDVADVIAKIKENITIADHADAPVLIHDIVTE; translated from the coding sequence ATGAGAATGGTAGACATTATTGCCAAGAAACGCGACGGAAAAGAACTGACAACAGCTGAGATTGATTTTGTTGTTCAAGGATACACACAAGGAGAAATCCCGGACTATCAAGTCAGCGCTTGGGCGATGGCAGTATTCTTTAAAGATATGACAGACAAAGAACGCGCGGACCTGACCATGTCGATGGTGAATTCCGGTGAAACGATCGACCTGTCTGCTATCGAAGGCATCAAAGTAGACAAGCACTCCACAGGAGGTGTGGGCGATACAACAACACTGGTACTCGCTCCGCTCGTTGCTGCGCTGGATGTTCCTGTTGCCAAAATGTCCGGACGTGGACTTGGTCATACGGGTGGTACAACAGACAAACTGGAATCCGTTGCTGGCTTCCACGTAGAGCTTGAAAAAGAAGAGTTCATTCGTCTCGTAAACGAACACAAGGTTGCCGTTATCGGACAAAGTGGTAACCTTACACCAGCAGACAAGAAGCTCTATGCACTGCGTGACGTAACAGCTACCGTTAACTCCATTCCACTGATCGCCAGCTCTATCATGAGCAAGAAAATTGCAGCAGGCGCAGATGCAATCGTATTGGATGTGAAGACGGGTGCAGGTGCATTCATGAAAACAACAGAAGATGCTAAAGAATTGGCACATGCCATGGTTAGCATTGGTAACAATGTTGGACGTAAAACAATGGCTGTTATCTCCGATATGTCCCAACCACTAGGTCTGGCGATTGGTAACGCGCTTGAAGTAAAAGAAGCCATCCTCACCCTGCAAGGTAAAGGTCCGAAAGATCTCGAAGAACTGTGTCTGGCACTTGGACGTCAGATGGTATTCCTTGCGGGCAAGGCAGATTCCTTGGAGCATGCTGAGGAGAAATTAAAAGAAGTGATCCAGAACGGTAAAGCACTGGAGAAATTCAAAGATTTCCTGGCAAACCAAGGCGGAGACGCTTCGGTTGTCGATCATCCAGATCGGTTGCCACAAGCACAATACCTGGTTGAAGTTCCAGCAGACAAAGACGGCTATGTTGCCGGAATCGTTGCTGACGAAATCGGAACTGCAGCAATGCTGCTCGGCGCAGGCCGTGCAACAAAAGAGTCCGAGATCGATCTCGCGGTTGGTCTGATGCTGAACAAAAAAGTCGGTGACCCAGTCAAAGCTGGTGAGTCTCTCGTAACGATCCATGCCAATCGTGAAGACGTAGCAGACGTCATTGCGAAGATCAAAGAAAACATTACGATTGCGGATCATGCCGATGCACCTGTATTGATTCATGATATCGTAACGGAATAA
- the deoD gene encoding purine-nucleoside phosphorylase — MSTHIGAKPGDIAETILLPGDPLRAKYIADTYLEDVVCYNEVRGMLGYTGTYQGHRISVQGSGMGIPSFAIYANELISEYGVKNLIRVGTCGGMQEHVRVRDVILAQAACTDSSMNKHVFGGYDFSPIATFSLLKEAYDRATAKGMKIHVGNVFSSDSFYRDDRSVTEKLMKHGVLGVEMETTALYTIAAKFGVNALTILTVSDHLLTGEETSAEERQKTFNDMMVVALDTAITL, encoded by the coding sequence ATGAGTACACATATTGGAGCAAAACCCGGAGATATCGCAGAAACGATCCTTTTGCCAGGAGACCCTTTGCGCGCGAAGTATATTGCGGATACGTACCTTGAAGATGTTGTATGTTACAACGAGGTTCGTGGAATGCTCGGTTACACAGGTACATATCAAGGCCACCGGATTTCGGTGCAAGGTTCAGGGATGGGTATTCCGTCCTTCGCCATCTATGCTAATGAGTTAATCAGTGAATATGGCGTGAAAAACCTGATTCGTGTTGGTACTTGTGGCGGTATGCAAGAGCATGTACGTGTACGTGACGTTATCCTTGCACAAGCAGCATGTACCGATTCCAGCATGAACAAACATGTATTTGGTGGATATGACTTCTCGCCAATCGCTACGTTCTCTCTGCTGAAAGAAGCATATGACCGTGCAACAGCTAAAGGCATGAAGATTCATGTCGGTAACGTGTTCAGTTCCGATTCTTTCTACCGCGATGACCGTTCCGTCACTGAGAAATTGATGAAGCACGGCGTACTCGGCGTAGAGATGGAAACAACAGCACTGTACACCATCGCTGCCAAGTTCGGTGTTAACGCACTGACCATCCTGACGGTAAGTGACCACCTGCTGACAGGCGAAGAAACATCTGCCGAAGAGCGTCAAAAAACGTTCAACGACATGATGGTAGTTGCTTTGGATACAGCAATCACACTGTAA
- the deoB gene encoding phosphopentomutase, whose translation MSTFKRVHLIVMDSVGIGEAPDAAEFDDFDVDTFGHIARERGGLKMPHMASLGLSNIKEIEGVPVADAPKAYYTKMQEASRGKDTMTGHWELMGLYIDTPFRVFENGFPDELIQRIEEKTGRKVIGNKPASGTEILDELGQEHVETGALIVYTSADSVLQIAAHEDVVPLKELYEICEFCREITLEDPYMLGRIIARPFVGEAGNWKRTANRHDYALKPFGRTVMNELQDSGFDVIALGKIADIYDGEGVTKAVRTVSNMDGMDKLSETMDEEFTGLSFLNLVDFDALYGHRRDPQGYAQALEDYDARLPEIFAKMTNDDLLLITADHGNDPTYRGTDHTREYVPLLAYSPRFSEGKKLDLRSTFADLGATVAENFGVKMPEHGTSFLKDLK comes from the coding sequence ATGTCAACTTTTAAAAGAGTACATCTGATCGTTATGGATTCTGTAGGGATCGGCGAAGCGCCGGATGCAGCAGAATTCGATGATTTTGATGTAGATACCTTCGGTCACATTGCACGTGAACGCGGAGGTCTGAAAATGCCTCACATGGCCAGTCTCGGACTGTCCAACATCAAAGAAATCGAGGGTGTCCCTGTAGCGGACGCACCTAAAGCGTATTACACCAAGATGCAGGAAGCATCCAGAGGCAAAGACACCATGACAGGTCACTGGGAGCTGATGGGTCTTTACATTGATACACCTTTCCGTGTGTTCGAGAATGGTTTTCCCGATGAGTTGATTCAACGCATTGAAGAGAAAACGGGCCGCAAGGTGATCGGTAACAAACCGGCCAGCGGCACGGAAATTCTGGATGAGCTGGGGCAAGAGCATGTCGAAACTGGTGCGCTCATCGTCTACACATCCGCGGATTCGGTTCTGCAGATTGCAGCACATGAGGACGTTGTTCCACTGAAAGAACTGTATGAGATCTGTGAGTTCTGCCGTGAAATTACACTTGAAGATCCGTACATGCTCGGCCGCATTATTGCACGTCCATTTGTAGGGGAAGCGGGTAACTGGAAACGTACTGCGAATCGTCATGACTATGCGCTCAAACCGTTTGGTCGCACCGTTATGAATGAACTGCAAGATAGCGGATTTGATGTCATTGCCTTGGGTAAAATCGCGGACATCTATGATGGTGAAGGTGTGACCAAGGCTGTTCGTACCGTCTCTAACATGGATGGCATGGACAAGTTGTCGGAAACGATGGATGAAGAGTTCACTGGACTCAGCTTCCTGAACCTGGTTGATTTTGATGCCCTGTACGGTCACCGTCGTGATCCGCAAGGTTATGCTCAGGCACTTGAAGACTATGATGCACGGCTGCCAGAGATTTTTGCCAAAATGACCAACGATGACCTACTGCTGATTACAGCTGACCATGGTAATGATCCTACCTATCGTGGTACAGACCATACACGTGAATATGTACCACTGCTTGCTTACTCTCCGCGCTTCAGCGAGGGTAAAAAGCTTGATCTGCGCAGCACATTTGCTGACCTTGGTGCTACCGTAGCCGAGAACTTTGGAGTGAAAATGCCGGAACACGGCACCAGCTTCCTGAAGGATTTGAAATAG
- a CDS encoding NupC/NupG family nucleoside CNT transporter — protein MKFLIALLGLLVVFGLAYIASNGKKKIRYRPLVVMIVLQVILAYALLNTGVGTWLIGGFATIFKSLLDYANEGIAFVFGDLTTVGADTVGTPFFLSVLMPIVVISALIGILQYIRILPFVIKYIGLVLSKINGMGKLESYNAVASAVLGQSEVFISVKKQIGLLPKHRLYTLCASAMSTVSMSIVGAYMSMIDPKYVVTALVLNLFGGFIIASIVNPYEVTEEEDILEVQEEEKQSFFEMLGEYILDGFKVAIIVAAMLIGFVALIALVNGMFSAILGISFQELLGYVFAPFAFIMGVPWKEAVQAGSIMATKMVSNEFVAMLDLTKQTTLSARTTGIVSVFLVSFANFSSIGIIAGAVKGLHEKQGNVVARFGLKLLYGASLVSVLSAIIAGLFL, from the coding sequence ATGAAATTTCTAATTGCCCTTCTTGGTTTACTCGTTGTTTTTGGACTGGCTTATATCGCAAGCAACGGTAAAAAGAAGATTCGCTACCGACCGCTGGTCGTTATGATTGTTTTACAGGTGATTCTGGCGTATGCCTTGCTGAATACAGGGGTCGGGACATGGCTGATTGGTGGCTTCGCCACCATATTTAAAAGTTTGCTTGATTATGCAAATGAAGGAATTGCATTTGTATTTGGTGATTTGACTACCGTAGGTGCAGATACTGTAGGGACACCGTTCTTCCTCAGCGTATTGATGCCAATCGTTGTTATCTCTGCACTCATTGGGATATTGCAGTATATCCGAATCTTACCTTTTGTTATAAAATATATTGGTCTGGTATTAAGCAAAATCAACGGAATGGGCAAACTGGAATCATATAACGCGGTTGCTTCGGCTGTATTGGGGCAATCTGAAGTGTTCATTTCTGTGAAAAAACAAATTGGGTTGTTGCCAAAACATCGGCTGTACACCTTGTGTGCTTCGGCGATGTCCACGGTATCGATGTCGATTGTCGGTGCCTATATGTCCATGATTGATCCGAAATATGTGGTTACGGCACTTGTGCTGAACCTGTTTGGCGGTTTTATCATTGCTTCCATTGTGAATCCTTATGAGGTTACAGAGGAAGAAGATATATTGGAAGTACAGGAAGAGGAGAAACAGTCCTTCTTCGAAATGCTCGGCGAATACATCCTGGATGGATTCAAAGTCGCCATCATCGTAGCTGCGATGTTAATCGGTTTTGTTGCCTTGATTGCACTTGTTAACGGAATGTTTAGCGCAATACTCGGTATTTCATTCCAGGAGCTGCTAGGTTATGTGTTTGCACCATTTGCCTTTATTATGGGTGTTCCATGGAAGGAAGCTGTTCAAGCGGGAAGTATTATGGCTACCAAAATGGTATCCAATGAATTCGTAGCCATGCTTGATCTGACGAAGCAGACAACGTTGTCTGCCAGAACAACAGGGATCGTATCCGTCTTCCTCGTATCGTTCGCCAACTTCTCCTCCATCGGTATTATTGCCGGTGCGGTGAAGGGACTTCATGAGAAACAAGGTAATGTGGTGGCCCGCTTCGGTCTGAAACTGCTTTACGGTGCATCGCTTGTCAGTGTATTGTCAGCGATCATCGCCGGACTGTTCTTGTAA
- the deoC gene encoding deoxyribose-phosphate aldolase has protein sequence MIDHTLLRADATQSEMAKLTEEAKQYQFASVCVNPGWVAYAAEQLQGTGVDICTVIGFPLGASTTETKAFETKDAIAKGATEVDMVINISALKDGKDDYVEQDIRAVVEAAAGKALVKVIIETCLLTDDEKVRACQAAVRAGADFVKTSTGFSTGGATPEDIALMRRTVGPDIGVKASGGVRSLEDMQKMIEAGATRIGASSGVKIMQGGQSTSSY, from the coding sequence ATGATCGACCATACGCTGCTTCGTGCGGACGCAACGCAAAGTGAAATGGCCAAGTTAACCGAAGAAGCGAAGCAATACCAGTTTGCTTCCGTATGTGTTAACCCAGGTTGGGTTGCTTATGCTGCTGAGCAGTTGCAGGGTACTGGCGTAGACATCTGCACCGTTATTGGTTTCCCTCTGGGAGCATCCACAACGGAGACTAAAGCTTTCGAAACCAAGGATGCGATTGCTAAAGGTGCAACTGAAGTCGATATGGTCATCAACATCAGCGCTTTGAAAGATGGCAAAGATGATTATGTTGAACAGGATATTCGTGCTGTCGTTGAAGCGGCTGCGGGTAAAGCTTTGGTGAAAGTCATTATTGAAACTTGTCTGTTGACGGATGATGAGAAAGTACGTGCTTGTCAAGCAGCTGTACGAGCTGGAGCTGATTTTGTTAAAACTTCTACAGGTTTCTCTACAGGTGGAGCAACGCCAGAAGATATCGCTTTGATGCGTCGTACTGTAGGTCCTGATATTGGCGTTAAAGCTTCCGGTGGCGTACGTAGCCTGGAAGATATGCAGAAAATGATTGAAGCAGGTGCGACTCGTATTGGTGCAAGCTCTGGTGTGAAGATTATGCAGGGCGGTCAATCTACATCTTCTTATTAA